The following proteins come from a genomic window of Nicotiana tomentosiformis chromosome 12, ASM39032v3, whole genome shotgun sequence:
- the LOC138902322 gene encoding uncharacterized protein gives MPTEKLAKWQILLSEFDIIYVTQKAVKGQALANHLAENPVDGEYEPLKTFFPDEEVSFVGEDITKAYDGWKMFFDGATNFKGVCIRAVLVSETISITWYLQNSGSRAPVIWQNTRPASWDSGKNFIDPIPIGIHKQPTYCAHVEEGFDKNPWFHDIKEYLEKGEYPENATHKDWPAISFKAGELCIERLLIWDYCDLSMPMKHLDCSKKYMSEHIHADMIRVLLNKLNATSSPWPFCAWGMDVIGPIETATSNGHIFILVAIDYFTKWVEVASYKAVTKKVVADFVRDRIVCRFGVPESIITDNTANLNSDVMKATSETFRIKHQNSTTCMPQMNGAVEAANKNIKKILRKMVNNYMQWNEKLPFSLLGYRTTVRTSTGETPYLLVYGTEVVIPAEVEIPSFRIIQEALSDVEWIRS, from the exons aTGCCTACGGaaaagttagcaaagtggcagatattgctaagtgagttcgacatcatctatgtaactcagaaggcagtcaagggGCAAGCATTGGCCAATCATTTGGCGGAGAAtcccgtagacggagaatacgaaccactgaagACATTTTTTCCCGACGAGGAGGTATCATTTGTAGGTGAAGATATTACCAAAGCATACGATGGTTGGAaaatgttcttcgacggagcaacAAACTTCAAGGGAGTTTGCATCAgagctgtcttagtatcagaaacgATCAGCATTACCTGGTATCTGCAAAACTCAGGTTCCCGTGCACCAgtaatatggcagaatacgaggcctgcatcttgggactcag ggaagaatttcatcgaccctatcccaataggaattcataagcagccaacctattgtgctcatgttgaagaagggTTCGACaaaaatccatggttccacgacatcaaggaatactTGGAAAAGGGAGAATACCCGGAGAATGCTACACACAAAGATTGGCCagccatttctttcaaagcgggGGAACTCTGCATAGAAAGACTCCTGATTTGGGATTACTGTGATCTGTCGATGCCAATGAAGCATCTAGattgctcgaagaaatacatgTCGGAACAT atacatgctgatatgatacgagtactGCTCAacaaactcaatgcaacgagttcacCATGGCCTTTCtgtgcttggggcatggatgtcatcggaccaattgaAACTGCTACTTCAAACGGACACATATTCATTttggtggccatagactacttcacaaaatgggttgaagtcgcGTCCTATAAGGCtgtgactaagaaggtcgtagcagattttgtccgggatcgcattgtttgtcgatttggagtgcccgagtcaatcattactgacaatactgccaatctcaatagtgatgTGATGAAAGCTACATCCGAAACGTTCAGGATCAAGCATCAAAATTCTACAACATGcatgccgcaaatgaatggagccgtagaagccgccaacaagaacatcaagaagatattgaggaaaatggtaaaCAACTACATGCAATGGAATGAAAAGCTACCATTTTCTTTGCTCGGATACCGTACAACAGTTCGTACATCAACTGGAGAAACTCCCTATCTACTGGTCTATGGCACTGAAGTTGTTATCCCTGCCGAAGTAGAGATCCCTTCCTtcagaattatacaagaagcgcTCAGCGACGTGGAATGGATACGGAGCTAG